A single Natranaerobius thermophilus JW/NM-WN-LF DNA region contains:
- the pdxS gene encoding pyridoxal 5'-phosphate synthase lyase subunit PdxS yields MNIEKGTETVKKGMAQMQKGGVIMDVTTPEQAKIAEKAGAVAVMALEKVPADIRAGGGVARMADPEVIKKIMDAVSIPVMAKARIGHFVEARILENLGVDYIDESEVLTPADEYYHIDKNKFTVPFVCGARNLGEALRRVGEGASMMRTKGEAGTGNVVEAVRHIRTVMDGIRKVQNLPDDELMTEAKNIGAPYDLIKQVKEEGRLPVVNFAAGGVATPADAALMMQLGADGVFVGSGIFKSGDPEKRAKSIVEATLNYDNYDVLADVSSGLGEAMVGINVSDLEEQERMQNRGW; encoded by the coding sequence ATGAATATAGAAAAAGGTACAGAAACAGTAAAAAAAGGTATGGCCCAAATGCAAAAAGGCGGAGTTATCATGGATGTTACAACTCCCGAACAGGCTAAAATAGCTGAAAAAGCAGGAGCTGTAGCAGTGATGGCTTTAGAAAAAGTGCCTGCAGATATAAGAGCTGGTGGTGGAGTAGCACGAATGGCAGATCCTGAGGTTATTAAAAAGATCATGGATGCTGTAAGTATCCCAGTTATGGCCAAGGCACGAATTGGTCATTTTGTGGAAGCTCGTATTTTGGAAAATTTAGGCGTTGATTATATAGACGAAAGTGAAGTGCTTACCCCAGCCGATGAATATTATCACATTGATAAAAACAAATTCACTGTCCCTTTTGTATGTGGTGCTAGGAATTTAGGAGAAGCCTTACGCCGTGTTGGAGAAGGCGCTTCTATGATGAGAACTAAAGGGGAAGCAGGAACGGGTAATGTGGTAGAGGCTGTACGTCATATAAGAACTGTTATGGATGGTATCAGAAAAGTTCAAAATCTTCCTGATGATGAGTTAATGACTGAAGCTAAGAATATTGGAGCACCTTATGACCTTATTAAACAAGTTAAAGAAGAGGGAAGATTGCCTGTAGTTAACTTCGCTGCTGGTGGAGTAGCTACACCTGCCGATGCAGCTTTGATGATGCAATTAGGTGCCGATGGAGTTTTTGTAGGTTCAGGTATATTTAAATCAGGTGATCCTGAAAAAAGAGCAAAATCTATTGTAGAAGCAACATTAAATTACGATAATTATGATGTGTTGGCTGATGTTTCTTCAGGATTGGGTGAAGCGATGGTAGGAATTAATGTATCCGATCTGGAAGAACAGGAAAGGATGCAAAATCGAGGCTGGTAA
- a CDS encoding putative polysaccharide biosynthesis protein, with protein sequence MKGFTVMEKDSLAKGTIVLGSGMVIAKIFGLVYRLILPNIIGTEAMGLYGMAYAVYTVLLTLSMAGIPVAISKIISNELSQGHYVAANDTFKVALLLLLTTGLIFTTVLYFGSTIIAHAITGDHRAELSLKAVSPAIILVSVMSALRGYFQGHLVMTYTAVSQLLEQFVRVFGILFFAYLLIPYGKIYSAAGAVFGNVVGALTGLGYLIWQYFNSKDIVKRQINNSSISISRIQQTAIQIMVLAFPIIIGNMIMPIMNLIDASLVVNRLMEIGFTQGEATSKFAYLTQYAAPLTMFPGTMGMALSMSLVPGISETVTKQNYDQLKGRVRLAIRFSLLIGFPSFFGLFVLATPIILLIFPNDPEAATPLRYLSPSVIFLLLKFATTGVLQGLNKPMIPVKNLIIGTFLKAILTYWLTAVPYLNVNGAAIGTLISYAVSSMFNLFYIIKITGIKISLVQDILKPAILSLFMGIIAFSTQILTLDLIGIRLAALLAIMAGALFYILLGISFKVIKKNEIQLIPKLGPKISPYIKD encoded by the coding sequence TTGAAAGGATTTACTGTCATGGAAAAAGACTCACTGGCTAAGGGGACAATAGTACTAGGCTCTGGAATGGTAATAGCGAAAATATTTGGATTGGTATACAGGCTTATATTGCCCAATATAATTGGTACTGAAGCCATGGGGTTATATGGCATGGCTTACGCAGTTTATACGGTTCTATTAACACTATCTATGGCCGGAATTCCTGTAGCTATTTCCAAAATAATTAGTAATGAATTATCTCAAGGTCATTATGTGGCGGCTAATGACACATTTAAAGTTGCTCTATTATTGTTGTTAACTACAGGACTAATATTTACTACGGTATTATATTTTGGCTCGACTATAATTGCTCATGCAATTACAGGAGATCATAGGGCTGAACTCAGTTTAAAGGCTGTTTCACCAGCAATAATCTTGGTTTCTGTTATGTCAGCGTTAAGAGGGTATTTTCAAGGACATCTAGTAATGACTTATACTGCTGTGAGTCAGTTATTGGAGCAGTTTGTCCGTGTCTTTGGGATTCTTTTCTTTGCTTATTTATTAATTCCTTATGGCAAAATCTACTCTGCTGCAGGTGCAGTTTTTGGAAATGTTGTTGGAGCTTTAACAGGATTGGGATACTTAATCTGGCAATATTTCAATTCCAAGGATATAGTGAAAAGACAAATTAATAATTCAAGTATTAGTATTTCTAGAATTCAACAAACTGCAATACAAATTATGGTATTGGCTTTTCCAATTATAATTGGAAATATGATCATGCCAATTATGAATTTGATAGATGCCAGTTTGGTAGTTAATCGACTTATGGAAATTGGTTTTACTCAAGGCGAAGCCACTAGTAAATTTGCCTACTTAACACAATATGCTGCACCACTGACCATGTTTCCAGGAACTATGGGAATGGCTCTTTCCATGAGCCTAGTACCTGGGATTTCTGAAACAGTAACAAAACAAAATTATGACCAGTTAAAAGGTCGAGTTAGGTTAGCAATCCGTTTTTCTTTATTAATCGGTTTTCCTTCTTTTTTTGGTTTATTTGTCTTAGCTACCCCAATTATATTATTAATTTTTCCAAATGATCCAGAGGCAGCTACTCCCTTACGCTATTTATCACCATCAGTAATTTTTTTACTATTAAAATTTGCAACAACAGGAGTTTTACAAGGGTTAAATAAACCCATGATACCTGTTAAAAATTTAATCATAGGTACATTTTTGAAAGCTATTTTAACTTACTGGTTAACAGCTGTTCCTTATTTAAATGTCAATGGTGCAGCTATAGGAACTTTAATTTCTTATGCAGTTTCTAGTATGTTTAATCTCTTTTATATCATCAAAATAACAGGGATAAAGATATCTCTGGTACAGGATATTTTAAAACCAGCAATATTGAGTCTATTTATGGGTATCATAGCCTTTTCAACTCAGATTTTAACTTTAGATTTAATAGGAATAAGATTGGCAGCATTACTTGCTATAATGGCAGGGGCTTTATTTTATATTTTATTGGGAATCAGCTTCAAAGTAATTAAAAAAAATGAAATACAATTAATTCCCAAATTAGGCCCTAAAATTTCTCCTTATATTAAAGACTGA
- a CDS encoding D-alanine--D-alanine ligase family protein, whose product MKKLRVGVLFGGRSGEHEVSLKSANSILNALDRELFEVIPIGIRKNGEWISGEAPLEELETGIKNQGNYAVSILPDPSKKVLWKLDPFEKISEIDLIFPVLHGTFGEDGTVQGFLDLCGIPYVGSGVLGSSLAMDKVMMKKILRRHGLQVANYYSFKRSEWEQDRDEIIFSIEKQLSYPIFVKPANLGSSVGISKVKNREELIQGIDLAVKYDMKCLAEEFIPGKEIELSILGNDNPKTSVPGEIIPANEFYDYNAKYINNKSKLVIPAPLSETLKTKIEDMGVEAFRVLDCYGLSRVDYFVLEDQEEVYINEINTMPGFTEISMYPKLWTESGLSYSQLLTDLIYLALARQQEKDRNSTDFSES is encoded by the coding sequence TTGAAAAAGTTAAGGGTTGGAGTACTTTTTGGAGGACGTTCTGGAGAACATGAAGTTAGCCTAAAGTCTGCGAATTCGATTTTGAACGCTTTAGATAGAGAATTATTTGAAGTGATTCCCATAGGAATTCGTAAAAATGGAGAATGGATTTCAGGGGAAGCACCCTTGGAAGAGTTGGAAACCGGTATAAAAAATCAGGGAAATTATGCTGTAAGTATTCTACCTGATCCATCCAAAAAAGTTCTTTGGAAATTAGATCCCTTTGAAAAAATTAGTGAGATTGACCTGATTTTCCCAGTGCTTCACGGAACTTTTGGAGAAGATGGTACTGTTCAAGGTTTTTTAGATCTTTGTGGAATTCCTTATGTGGGTTCAGGAGTTTTAGGATCTTCTTTGGCCATGGATAAAGTCATGATGAAAAAAATATTAAGACGTCATGGATTACAAGTTGCTAATTACTATTCATTCAAAAGAAGTGAATGGGAACAAGATCGGGATGAAATTATTTTTAGCATAGAAAAACAACTTTCATATCCTATTTTTGTTAAACCTGCTAATTTAGGGTCTAGTGTTGGAATTTCCAAAGTTAAAAATAGAGAAGAACTAATTCAAGGTATTGATTTAGCTGTTAAATACGATATGAAATGTTTAGCCGAAGAATTTATACCAGGAAAAGAAATAGAATTAAGTATCCTTGGTAATGATAATCCTAAGACTTCAGTTCCAGGAGAGATAATCCCAGCAAATGAGTTTTATGACTACAATGCAAAATATATTAATAATAAAAGCAAACTAGTTATCCCAGCACCTCTCTCAGAAACACTTAAGACTAAAATTGAAGACATGGGAGTTGAAGCTTTTAGAGTATTAGACTGTTATGGATTATCTAGAGTAGATTATTTTGTCCTAGAAGATCAAGAAGAGGTTTATATCAATGAAATCAATACTATGCCTGGCTTTACTGAAATTAGCATGTACCCTAAACTATGGACTGAATCGGGACTATCCTACTCTCAACTATTAACTGATTTGATTTATCTAGCACTAGCAAGGCAGCAAGAAAAGGATAGGAATTCAACTGATTTTTCGGAATCATAA
- the fusA gene encoding elongation factor G, with protein sequence MKSYQPDQIRNVGLCSHGGAGKTSLTEALLYSSNSIDRLGNVEDGTTTTDFDKEEVDRGITINTSVAPCEWKGHKLNLVDTPGYFDFIGDVKSSLRIVDGALIVVCAASGVQVGTEQVWHYADENDLPRVVFINKMERENASFNRTLEQLRENFGDQVVPVMIPIGSEDSFEGVINLVTMKANYHKGDGKEFSEEEIPSEYQEEADNFREMLMEAVAECDDEMLEKYLEGESLTEDEVINGVKQFTKEGELIPVLCGSAIQNIGVTQLMDCLKYYIPSPVDLNYQGFNPETEEEVKINPSEEGPFSAFVFKTVADPYVGRLNYFRVYSGQLSDDKEAYNSNNKTSERIGKLYYLKGKEQIPVNTVSVGDIAAVSKLQKTATGDTLSDSEKPVKLPEVEFPDPVISFAVVTQDKGDEEKVGTSLSKFLEEDPILNLEKNDETKETLISGMGELQLEIIIEKMKKKYGVDVELKTPKVPYKETITKTVNAEEKYKKQSGGRGQYGHVFIEFSPLQEGEGFQFENNIVGGVIPKTYIPAVEKGIFEAMETGVLAGYPVIDIKANLYDGSHHSVDSSEMAFKVAGANAFKKGMQNAQPVLLEPVMEVEVRVPEKFMGDIMGDINSKRGKIQGMDPDGDYQIIKAYVPQAEMLRYAIDLRSMAQGRGTFTSVFSHYERVPDDVRDEIIEETTAEKEA encoded by the coding sequence ATGAAGAGTTATCAACCGGATCAAATTAGAAATGTGGGATTATGTTCTCATGGTGGTGCGGGCAAGACATCCTTAACCGAAGCTCTACTGTACTCTTCCAACTCCATTGATCGACTAGGTAATGTAGAAGATGGTACTACTACTACAGATTTTGATAAAGAAGAAGTAGATCGAGGTATTACCATCAATACTTCAGTGGCCCCTTGTGAGTGGAAAGGTCATAAGCTCAATTTAGTGGATACCCCGGGATATTTTGACTTCATTGGCGATGTGAAAAGTTCTTTGCGTATCGTAGATGGAGCTTTAATAGTAGTTTGTGCTGCTTCTGGTGTGCAAGTTGGGACAGAACAAGTATGGCATTATGCTGATGAAAATGACCTACCAAGAGTGGTATTTATAAATAAAATGGAAAGAGAAAATGCCAGCTTTAATAGGACTTTAGAACAATTAAGGGAAAATTTTGGGGATCAAGTTGTTCCCGTTATGATACCAATCGGAAGTGAAGATTCCTTTGAAGGTGTAATTAATTTAGTCACGATGAAAGCTAATTACCATAAAGGAGATGGCAAGGAGTTTAGCGAAGAAGAGATTCCTTCAGAATATCAAGAAGAAGCAGATAATTTTCGGGAAATGCTAATGGAAGCTGTGGCAGAATGTGATGATGAAATGCTAGAAAAATATTTAGAGGGCGAATCTTTAACAGAAGATGAGGTCATCAATGGAGTGAAACAATTTACAAAAGAAGGAGAACTTATTCCCGTCCTTTGTGGCTCAGCAATTCAGAATATTGGTGTAACTCAGTTGATGGATTGCCTTAAATACTATATTCCTAGTCCGGTTGATTTAAATTATCAAGGTTTTAATCCTGAGACTGAGGAGGAAGTTAAGATAAATCCATCTGAAGAGGGACCCTTCAGTGCATTTGTCTTTAAAACCGTGGCAGACCCCTATGTGGGTAGACTGAATTATTTCAGAGTATATTCTGGCCAACTTTCTGACGACAAAGAAGCATATAATTCTAATAATAAAACCTCTGAAAGAATTGGTAAGTTGTATTATTTAAAAGGAAAAGAACAAATCCCAGTGAATACTGTTTCTGTTGGAGATATAGCTGCAGTTAGTAAATTACAGAAAACTGCTACAGGGGATACACTATCAGATTCTGAAAAACCAGTTAAGCTACCAGAAGTTGAATTCCCAGATCCGGTCATTTCTTTTGCTGTTGTCACACAAGATAAAGGTGACGAAGAAAAAGTCGGTACAAGTTTGTCTAAATTTTTAGAAGAAGATCCAATTTTAAATTTAGAGAAGAATGACGAAACTAAAGAAACACTAATTTCTGGAATGGGAGAATTGCAGCTTGAAATAATAATTGAGAAAATGAAGAAAAAGTACGGAGTAGATGTAGAGTTGAAAACTCCCAAGGTTCCCTACAAAGAAACAATTACTAAAACAGTTAATGCTGAAGAAAAATATAAAAAACAATCAGGTGGAAGAGGGCAATATGGCCATGTGTTTATTGAATTTTCACCCTTACAAGAAGGGGAAGGTTTTCAGTTTGAAAACAATATTGTTGGCGGAGTAATTCCCAAAACATATATTCCGGCTGTAGAAAAAGGAATATTTGAGGCTATGGAGACAGGAGTTTTGGCAGGATATCCTGTGATTGATATTAAAGCTAACCTATACGATGGTTCTCACCACAGTGTTGATTCTTCTGAAATGGCCTTCAAAGTTGCAGGTGCCAACGCATTCAAAAAAGGAATGCAGAATGCTCAACCAGTACTTTTAGAGCCAGTAATGGAAGTAGAAGTAAGAGTTCCAGAAAAATTCATGGGAGATATTATGGGTGATATAAATAGTAAACGGGGTAAAATCCAGGGAATGGACCCTGATGGTGATTATCAAATAATAAAAGCTTATGTACCCCAAGCAGAGATGTTAAGGTACGCAATTGACTTGAGATCTATGGCTCAGGGTAGAGGGACATTCACTTCTGTATTTAGCCATTACGAGCGAGTACCTGATGATGTTAGAGATGAGATCATTGAAGAGACTACTGCAGAGAAGGAAGCATAA